In Topomyia yanbarensis strain Yona2022 chromosome 2, ASM3024719v1, whole genome shotgun sequence, one DNA window encodes the following:
- the LOC131681050 gene encoding hemiasterlin resistant protein 1-like: MVQSASHSAVAAPMVAPKQAFGLIAQIAATAGSVAIGFVGNTVGHALIGMFSGSDSQEAASLGQAAPVSGEANTPAEPCSWEIKQISCTQGQVECDSEQLPSIEVHIYSVHVIHFP, translated from the coding sequence ATGGTCCAGTCTGCGTCACACTCGGCTGTCGCTGCACCAATGGTAGCTCCGAAACAGGCCTTTGGATTAATTGCTCAAATCGCAGCTACTGCTGGTAGTGTAGCGATCGGCTTCGTCGGTAACACCGTTGGACATGCCCTCATCGGAATGTTCAGCGGTTCCGATTCACAAGAGGCAGCCTCGCTAGGACAGGCTGCCCCGGTATCGGGCGAGGCAAACACTCCGGCAGAACCATGCTCGTGGGAGATCAAGCAAATATCTTGTACCCAAGGCCAGGTCGAGTgtgattcggaacaattaccaaGTATAGAAGTCCATATATATAGCGTTCACGTGATACATTTTCCTTAA